One Pyrus communis chromosome 4, drPyrComm1.1, whole genome shotgun sequence genomic region harbors:
- the LOC137732863 gene encoding uncharacterized protein has product MKDFRSSSISFAKLQRSFEVETDASNYALGGILKQDGKPVEYYYEIFNSAIWNYPTCDKELFALHQCVKHWRCYLLGQEQFNIIIRYKKGTTNKLADMLSRPRSYSAVLVAMQIQPVVLSEYAKKYDNDHDFKEPFEKLQHGKTCQFEIKDNLMFKGKQLCIPVNGDQLQWIRESHNSRCAGHLELIRPYSIYNGMYIGCECM; this is encoded by the exons ATGAAAGATTTTAGAAGCTCCAGTATTAGCTTTGCCAAACTTCAAAGATCATTTGAGGTAGAAACAGATGCTAGTAATTATGCCTTGGGTGGGATTCTAAAGCAAGATGGGAAGCCAGTTGAGTATTATTATGAGATATTCAATTCTGCAATATGGAATTATCCTACCTGCGACAAGGAGTTGTTTGCTTTGCATCAGTGTGTGAAGCATTGGAGATGCTACTTGTTAGGTCAAGAG CAATTTAACATCATTATAAGGTACAAGAAGGGCACTACAAATAAGTTGGCAGATATGTTGTCTAGACCACGAAGTTATTCCGCTGTGCTGGTGGCTATGCAAATCCAACCTGTTGTTCTTTCTGAGTACGCGAAAAAGTATGACAATGATCATGATTTCAAAGAACCCTTTGAAAAGCTTCAACATGGGAAGACATGTCAATTTGAGATAAAGGATAATTTGATGTTCAAAGGAAAACAACTATGCATTCCTGTCAATGGAGACCAATTACAGTGGATTAGAGAATCTCATAATTCAAGATGTGCAGGACACTTGGAGTTGATAAGACCTTACTCAATCTACAACGGTATGTATATTGGCTGCGAATGCATGTAG